The Thermoanaerobaculia bacterium region TAGCGGTCGCGAGCGATCGCTGCCGCAGCCTCGAGCGCCGCGCTCTGCTCAGCCAGGGCCGTGCGCCGCTCGCGCCGCGTCTGGGTGGCGAACAGCGCGTCCTCGACGTCGCGGAAAGCGCCTTCGGCGGTCGCGAGGTAGCCGATCACCGCCTGCTTCTGGCGCTCTTCGGTAGCCGCCACCAGCGCACGGTTCCGGCCACCCTGGAAGATCGGCTGCAGGAGGCCGGCCGCCACCTGCCAGACCGCCGCCGCAGGGTTCCAGAGGTTCCCGAGCTCGGCGCTCTCGCGGCCGTAGTAGCCGGTGAGACCGATCGAGGGGAAGAGGGCGGCACGCGCCTGCCCGACGCGCGCTGCGGCGGCCGCGAGGCGGGCCTCCGCGACCGCGACGTCCGGGCGGCGCAGGAGGAGCTCCGACGGCAGGCCGGCCGGCACCTCCGGCACGGCGATCTCCTCCAGAGCCTTGCCACGTTCGATCGCACCGGGCATGCCGCCGAGCAGAATGGCGAGTCGATTCTCGGTCGCGCGGCGACGACGCTCGATTTCGGGCAACGCCGCCGCGGCGGCGGCGCGTTCGGCGCGCGCCCGTTCGAGGTCGAGGCGCGAGACCAGCCCCCCTTCGAAGCGATCCCGGATGAGCTGCTCGGTGCGCTGCCGAGTTTCGACCGTCTCGCGCGTCACCACGGCCTGGCGGTCGAGGCTGGCGAGGTCGAAATAGGTCGAGGCGACGTCGGAGACCACCGCGAGACGCACCGCATCCCGGGTCCAGGTGGCGGCGAGGAGATCCTGACGCGCCGCCTCGGCCTGGTTGCGCGCCCGGCCGAAGAGGTCGAGCTCGAACGAGACCGTCGCTGCCACCCGTCCGTAGTCGACCTCGGTGGCGCTTCCCGGTGCCTGCGCGCCGCTCGACTCCGCGAGGCGCGTGCGCGCCGCCGTGGCCTCGAGCGCGACCGCAGGCAGTCGGTCCGCACCCGCGAGCCGGGCGAGGGCGCGCGACTCTTCCAGCCGCGAGATCGCCAGCGCGAGATCGTGATTGGCCTCGAGTCCGAGCGCCACCAGGGCGTCGAGCTGCGGGTCGTCGAAAGCCAGCCACCAGGAGTCGGCGACTGCCGCTCCCGCACTCCCGTCCGACATCCCGACGGCGGCAGACGAGCGCCAGCTCTCCGGCGCGACCGTCGAAGGCGGCTCCGGAGGGGGGGCGAGGGAACAGCCGGCCGTAGCGAGAAGTACGACCGTGAGAACAGGCAGGAACGCGGGCATGAACGTGCGGCGAATCACGAGGAGACCTCCTGCCCGGCGGAGGATTCCGCGACGCCCGGGCGGCGTCGCCTCTCCCCCAGCCGCGCGATGATCACGTAGAAGACCGGAATGAAGAAGACCGCGATGAACGTCGCGGCGATCATGCCGCCGAAAACGCCGGTACCGATCGAATGTCGGCTCGCGGCGCCCGCGCCGGTCGAGACGACCAGCGGCAGCACCCCGAGGACGAAGGCGAGCGAGGTCATCACGATGGGACGGAACCGCAAACGCGCCGCCTCCTGCGCGGCGCCTTCGATCGTGGCCCCGGCATCCCGCCGCTGGGTGGCGAACTCGACCATCAAAATGGCGTTCTTCGACGCCAGGCCGATGAGCGTGATCAATCCGATCTGGAAATAGATGTCGTTCGCCGCCCCGCCGAAAAGGGCGCCGCGCAACCAGACCGCCGCGAGCGCGCCGAGCACAGCGATCGGCACGGTGAGCAGCACGGCCACCGGCAGCTTCCAGCTCTCGTACTGCCCAGCCAGGATCAAGAAAACCACCAGGATCGAGAACAGGAAGACCACCGCCGAGGAGCCGCCGGTCTTCTTCTCCTGGAAGGCCGAGCCGCTCCAGGCGTAACCGAAGTCCTGTGGCAGTTGGGCGTCGGCGAGCTTCTCCATCGCCGCGATCGCCTCGCCCGAGCTTCGTCCGGGGGCGGCGGCCCCGAGGAGCTTCACCGCCGGAAACCCGTTGAAGCGCTCGAGCACCTCGGGGCCGACCGTCGACTTCACGGTGACCAGCGCAGAGAGCGGCATCATGCGGCCGTCGGCGGCGCGCACGAAGACGCGCCCGAGATCGTCGGGCGACTTGCGGTCGACCGCCTCGGCCTGAAGCTGCACCCGGAAGGCCCTGCCGCTGCGCGTGAAGTCGTTGACGTAGAGCGTGCCGAAGGTGCTCTGCAACGCCGCGTAAACGTCATCGACCGAGATGCCCGACGCCTTGGCGCGTTCACGGTCCAGCGCCACCTCGAGCTGCGGCACGTCCGGCCGGAAGAGCGTGCGTACGCCGGCCAGCTCGGGCAGCTTGTTGGCCTTCTCCATCAGGCCGAACGCCACCTCCGACATGTGGTGGGTGCTGCCCTCGCCGCGATTCTGAACGAAGAACTCGAACCCGCCGGTCGCACCGAGCCCCTGGATCGGCGGTGGATTGAAGCCGAAGATCACGGCCTCCTTGATCCCGCCGGTGCTGCCGTAGAAGCCGCCCAGCACCTGCTCGAGTTTCGACTCGCGCTCGTCCCAGGGTTTCAGAATGACGAAGAAGGTGGCAGCGTTCGACTTGCTGCCGCCGCCGACGAAGTCGAAGCCGACGATCGAAACGATGCGCTCGACCGCCGGATCCGCCAGCACCGCCTGCTCCACCTGACGCGCCACCTTCGCCGTGCGTTGCAGCGTCGCGCCGTCCGGGAGCAAGGCCGCGGCGATGAAATAGCCCTGATCCTCACTCGGCACCAGCCCGCCGGGCACCACGTTGAGCAGCCCGAAAACCGCCAGGAGCGCGACCAGAAACAGGCCGATGGTGAGCGCCTTGTGGCGGATCAGAAAGTCGACCTTGGCGCCGAAACCGTCGGTGCGGCGCTGGAACCAGGCATCGAACCTGCCCAGCAGACCGTGCGGCGCGATGTGCTCCGGGCGGAGCAGGATCGCGCACAGCGCCGGGGTCAAAGTGAGCGCGACCACGCCGGAGAGAAATACCGAGATGGCGATGGTGATGGCGAACTGGCGGTAGAGCTCGCCAGCGAGGCCGCCGAAGAAGGCGACCGGCAGAAAGACCGCCACCAGGACGAGGACGATCGCGATCACCGGTCCGGTGACTTCGGTCATCGCCTTGAACGCCGCTTCGCGCGGCGAGATCTTCTCGGCGCGCTGAATGCGCTCGACGTTCTCGAGCACGACGATGGCGTCGTCGACGACGATGCCGATGGCGAGCACCAGCCCGAACAGCGTCAGGGTGTTGATGCTGAATCCGAGGGCGTACATGCCGGCGAACGCGCCGATGAGGGACACCGGCACGGCCATCAGCGGAATGAGCGTCGCGCGGAACGAACCGAGGAAGACCCAGACGACCAGGAACACCAGCACCATCGCCTCGAGGAGGGTCTTCACGACCTCTTCGATCGACACCCGCACGAACCGGGTCGAGTCGTACGGCGTCGCCCAGGCCATCCCTACGGGAAAGCGCTTGGCGACTTCCCTCATCGTCGCCTGTACGCCATCCGCCGTCGCCAGCGAATTGGCGCCCGGCTGCAGGAAGATCGCCATGTTGATCGCCGGCTTGCCGTTGACGTTCGACACCGTGTCGTAGTCCCGGGCGCCGAGCTCGACCCGCGCGACATCGGCGAGGCGCACCCGCGCCCCATCCGCTGCCGACCGCAGGACGATCTCCTCGAACTGCCGCGGCTCCGTGTAGCGAGGGGGTGCGGTGACGGTGAAAGAGAGCTCGGTCGGGCCCGGCGTCGGCTCCTGGCCGATGCGCCCGACCGCGAACTGCGCATTCTGCTCGCGGATGGCGGCCGCGACGTCCGCCGGCGTCAGGCCGAAGAGCGCCAGGCGGTCCGGCTTGAGCCAGATCCGCATCGAGAAGTCCTGGGCGCCGAAGATCAACGCCGAGCCGACTCCCGGAACGCGCTTGATCTCCTCGAGGATGTTGAGCGTCGTGTAGTTGGAGAGGAAGAGCGGGTCCAGACGGCCTTCCGGCGAAGTCATCGAGATGATCTGCAGGAAGTTCGACGACTGCTTCTGCACCGTGACGCCGTTTCTGCGGACCTCCTCGGGGAGCCGCGGCTCGGCGAGGCGGACGCGGTTGCTGACATTGGTCGCCGCCTGGTCGACGTCGGTGCCGGTCTCGAAGGTCACGGTGATGCTCACCGAGCCGTTCGAAGACGAGGTCGACGACAGATAGAGCATTCCCTCGACGCCGTTGATCTGCTCTTCGATCGGGGCAGCGACCGTGACCTGCAGGGTCTCGGCCGACGCTCCGGGATAGAAGGCGTTCACCGTCACCTGCGGCGGCGCGATCTCCGGGTACTGCGCGATCGGCAGGTTGAAGATCGCCGCCGCGCCGATCAGCAGAATCAGCAGCGAGATGACGGTGGCGAGAATCGGCCGCCGGATGAAGAGATGCGAAATCATGAACCGGCTCCGGATTCGCCCGCCGCCCCATCCGTCTCGACCGCCGGCTCGACCGCGTCGACAGCCGCGTCGACGACCTGCACGACCGCTCCCGGACCGACCTTGAGCGCGCCGTCGACGATCACCCGCTCACCTGCGGCGAGGCCCGAGCCGACGATCCAGTCGCTGCCGCTCCACTGCTCGAGCACGACCGGCCGGGACTCGACCTTGTCGCCGACGCCAACGACGTAGACGAACTGGCCCTCCGGCCCCTGCTGCACGGCGCGCTGCGGCACCACCAGCGCTGCGGACCGGGAGACGCCCTGCAGCACCACGCGCACGAAGAGTCCCGGGAGGAGCGCGGCGTCGGCATTGGGGAATTCCGCGCGCAGCTCGACCGAGCCGGTCGAGACGTCGATCTGCGAGCCGGTGAAGTTCAGCTTGCCGCGCAGCGGATGGATCCGGCCGTCGGCGAGCACGAGCTCGGCGGAGACGTCCGAGAGCGACTTCCCGGCGCGGGCGAGCTCCGCCTGAAGACGCGCGAACTCGCGGTCCGAGACCGTGAACAGCGCCCAGATCGGGTCGATGCGCCAGATGCTCGTCAGCAGCGAATTCTCGCCATCGTCGACCAGACTCCCCTGGGACTTGAGCGCTCGGCCGGAGATTCCCGAGACCGGCGCGACGACCTGCGTGTAGCCGAGCTCGAGCTCGGCCGAACGCAGGGCGGCGCGGGCGCTCTCGAGGCTCGCGCTGGCCTGGTCGCGGGTCGACATGGCGTCGTCCAACTCGCGCCGGGAGACCGCCTCGCGCTCGACCAGGGGACCCAGCCGCGCCACGTCGCGCTCGGCGCGGGTGAGAGCCGCTTGCGCCTCGCCCACCACGCCTTTCGCGCGGTCGACATCGGCACGGTAGGAGGCCGGATCGATCCGGAAGAGGAGCTGCCCCTCGCGAACCGGCTCGCCCTCGTTGTAGGCCCAGCTCTGCAGGATGCCCTTCACCCGCGAGCGGACTTCGACCTCGCGCGAGCCCTGGAGCCGCCCCGGCACCGCGAAGGCCATTTCGAGGGTCTTCGGCGCCAGAGTCACGACCGTGACCTGTGCCGGCGGCGGAGCCAGTTGGGCCGGCGGCTTGCCACCGCCACAGGCGAGGCTCCAAGAGGATGTGATGAGTACTGCGACTGTCATCAAGGAACGATTCACGAGGCTCTCCTCAGAGTTCGAAAGGGTGCGCATTTGGATTCAGGAACCCGCCGGGCGGGGCCGGCAACCATGGATGAAGATTCGGACGGCGCTACGCACCTGCTCTTGGATCTCCTGCGGCGTGACAGGACTCGGGTCGCCGGCGAGCGCCCGGTTGTGCAGGTGTCCGCGCAGGAGCGCCAGGAACTGGCCGGCGGCGCGCACCGGCTCGGCGATCTCGAGCAGCCCCTTGTCCACCTTGTCGCCCAGGTACGAAGCGAGCGCCTGCTGGATCGGCCCGCCCTCTTCGGTCAGGAAGACTTCGCGCAGCTCGGGTGCATGGGGAGCTTCGGCGCACAGCGCGCGCCACCAGGCGACCACCGACGGTTCGAGCACCACGGCCAGGTAGCGCTCGCCGAACGCGAGCAGACCCTGCTCCGGGTCGATCGAGATCCCTTCGACGCAGAGCGGCCGCATCACCGCCTCGGAGTAGTCGCGCAGGATCGCCTCGAACAGGCCGCGCTTGGTGCTGAAGAGTGCGTAGAGCGTGGCGAGCGACCCCCCCGAGACCGCGACGACATCGGCGCAGGTCGTGGCGGCGTAGCCCTTCTCGAGGAAGAGGGTGCGGGCGGCCGCGAGGATCGCCTGTCGGCGCGCTGAAGCGCGGCCCGAGAGGCCATCGGACGCACAGGGGTGGCAGGCGGAGGTGGGCGGAAGGTC contains the following coding sequences:
- a CDS encoding efflux RND transporter periplasmic adaptor subunit, translated to MTVAVLITSSWSLACGGGKPPAQLAPPPAQVTVVTLAPKTLEMAFAVPGRLQGSREVEVRSRVKGILQSWAYNEGEPVREGQLLFRIDPASYRADVDRAKGVVGEAQAALTRAERDVARLGPLVEREAVSRRELDDAMSTRDQASASLESARAALRSAELELGYTQVVAPVSGISGRALKSQGSLVDDGENSLLTSIWRIDPIWALFTVSDREFARLQAELARAGKSLSDVSAELVLADGRIHPLRGKLNFTGSQIDVSTGSVELRAEFPNADAALLPGLFVRVVLQGVSRSAALVVPQRAVQQGPEGQFVYVVGVGDKVESRPVVLEQWSGSDWIVGSGLAAGERVIVDGALKVGPGAVVQVVDAAVDAVEPAVETDGAAGESGAGS
- a CDS encoding TetR/AcrR family transcriptional regulator, producing MSDLPPTSACHPCASDGLSGRASARRQAILAAARTLFLEKGYAATTCADVVAVSGGSLATLYALFSTKRGLFEAILRDYSEAVMRPLCVEGISIDPEQGLLAFGERYLAVVLEPSVVAWWRALCAEAPHAPELREVFLTEEGGPIQQALASYLGDKVDKGLLEIAEPVRAAGQFLALLRGHLHNRALAGDPSPVTPQEIQEQVRSAVRIFIHGCRPRPAGS
- a CDS encoding efflux transporter outer membrane subunit, with amino-acid sequence MIRRTFMPAFLPVLTVVLLATAGCSLAPPPEPPSTVAPESWRSSAAVGMSDGSAGAAVADSWWLAFDDPQLDALVALGLEANHDLALAISRLEESRALARLAGADRLPAVALEATAARTRLAESSGAQAPGSATEVDYGRVAATVSFELDLFGRARNQAEAARQDLLAATWTRDAVRLAVVSDVASTYFDLASLDRQAVVTRETVETRQRTEQLIRDRFEGGLVSRLDLERARAERAAAAAALPEIERRRRATENRLAILLGGMPGAIERGKALEEIAVPEVPAGLPSELLLRRPDVAVAEARLAAAAARVGQARAALFPSIGLTGYYGRESAELGNLWNPAAAVWQVAAGLLQPIFQGGRNRALVAATEERQKQAVIGYLATAEGAFRDVEDALFATQTRRERRTALAEQSAALEAAAAIARDRYREGESSFLEVLDVERSRLVAELELQTARRDELVAAVELYRALGGGFASASD
- a CDS encoding multidrug efflux RND transporter permease subunit encodes the protein MISHLFIRRPILATVISLLILLIGAAAIFNLPIAQYPEIAPPQVTVNAFYPGASAETLQVTVAAPIEEQINGVEGMLYLSSTSSSNGSVSITVTFETGTDVDQAATNVSNRVRLAEPRLPEEVRRNGVTVQKQSSNFLQIISMTSPEGRLDPLFLSNYTTLNILEEIKRVPGVGSALIFGAQDFSMRIWLKPDRLALFGLTPADVAAAIREQNAQFAVGRIGQEPTPGPTELSFTVTAPPRYTEPRQFEEIVLRSAADGARVRLADVARVELGARDYDTVSNVNGKPAINMAIFLQPGANSLATADGVQATMREVAKRFPVGMAWATPYDSTRFVRVSIEEVVKTLLEAMVLVFLVVWVFLGSFRATLIPLMAVPVSLIGAFAGMYALGFSINTLTLFGLVLAIGIVVDDAIVVLENVERIQRAEKISPREAAFKAMTEVTGPVIAIVLVLVAVFLPVAFFGGLAGELYRQFAITIAISVFLSGVVALTLTPALCAILLRPEHIAPHGLLGRFDAWFQRRTDGFGAKVDFLIRHKALTIGLFLVALLAVFGLLNVVPGGLVPSEDQGYFIAAALLPDGATLQRTAKVARQVEQAVLADPAVERIVSIVGFDFVGGGSKSNAATFFVILKPWDERESKLEQVLGGFYGSTGGIKEAVIFGFNPPPIQGLGATGGFEFFVQNRGEGSTHHMSEVAFGLMEKANKLPELAGVRTLFRPDVPQLEVALDRERAKASGISVDDVYAALQSTFGTLYVNDFTRSGRAFRVQLQAEAVDRKSPDDLGRVFVRAADGRMMPLSALVTVKSTVGPEVLERFNGFPAVKLLGAAAPGRSSGEAIAAMEKLADAQLPQDFGYAWSGSAFQEKKTGGSSAVVFLFSILVVFLILAGQYESWKLPVAVLLTVPIAVLGALAAVWLRGALFGGAANDIYFQIGLITLIGLASKNAILMVEFATQRRDAGATIEGAAQEAARLRFRPIVMTSLAFVLGVLPLVVSTGAGAASRHSIGTGVFGGMIAATFIAVFFIPVFYVIIARLGERRRRPGVAESSAGQEVSS